A window of Streptomyces marispadix contains these coding sequences:
- a CDS encoding SpoIIE family protein phosphatase: MAGFLRRLRAGPGSRAGRRRGPGAGEKQGAPGPLLPGRRLWSALSERSLARQVFVLQLVIVLLLVLAAVAALVLHARNDSERAARDRGLATAQAFAHSPGMLRALRSADPTGVLQPRAEDARKRSRVDGIVVANREGVRYTHPNEDRIGKRIVADITRAQRGRVQVEEVEGTIGRIVRVIVPVTDSRGDVVGLVGVGIKVETVGAGDALPPLLGTAAGALVLAAAGTAWVTRRLRRQTKGLGPTEMTRMYEHHDAVLHAVHEGVVIVDGEGRLLLANDEASRLLDLPPDARGRPVPELGLEPRIEELLSTGRVATDEILPSGDRLLAVNSRPTGERGGPPGSVATFRDSTELSRLSGRVESARRRLRLLYDATGAIGTTLDVTRTAEELVRVAVPRLADYATVDLAEPVLRGDEPGPSYGSPQMRRTAFEGIRGDPPLMPVGELITFLPSSSQARSFAEERAVLEPRLNDSFGWALDAERAARITQAGIHSLIAAPLRARGVLLGVVTLWRSEKPEPFEEDDLSIADELAARAALSIDNARRYTREHAMAVTLQRRLLPRALPDQSAVEVASRYLPAAGGVSGDWFDVIPLPGARVALVIGDVVGRGLHAAATMGRLRTAVHNFSTLDVPPDELLAHLDELVGRIDQDAVTAGDEAAITGATCLYAIYDPVSRICVMARAGHPAPALMRPDGTVEFPEVPGGPPLGIGGLPFEAAELTLEEGSRLVVYSDGLIERRGQDLDTSLRALRLVLERARGSPEQICDAVIDGLLPVPQHDDIALLVARTHVLEAGQVAEWDVESDPAAVASVRAAVLGRLTEWGLDDIAFTTELILSELLTNAIQHATSPVQVRLLRDRTLLICEVSDGTSTSPHLRYAATTDEGGRGLFLVAQLADRWGTRYTKEGKVIWTEQALPESGGPAEASPAPVPAAAGGDGIGGGRAADVTEESNGRR; this comes from the coding sequence ATGGCGGGATTCCTCAGACGTCTCCGGGCCGGGCCCGGGTCGCGCGCCGGCCGGCGGCGGGGGCCGGGCGCCGGGGAGAAGCAGGGCGCCCCAGGCCCTCTTCTGCCGGGCAGACGTCTGTGGTCGGCGCTGAGCGAACGCAGCCTCGCCAGGCAGGTCTTCGTACTCCAGCTCGTCATCGTCCTGCTGCTCGTACTGGCCGCGGTGGCCGCGCTCGTACTCCACGCACGAAACGACAGCGAGCGGGCCGCACGCGACAGGGGGCTCGCCACCGCGCAGGCGTTCGCGCACTCCCCCGGCATGCTGCGCGCGCTGCGCTCCGCCGATCCGACCGGGGTGCTGCAACCCCGCGCGGAGGACGCCAGGAAGCGCTCCCGGGTGGACGGAATCGTCGTGGCGAACCGCGAGGGGGTCCGCTACACCCACCCGAACGAGGACAGGATCGGGAAGAGGATCGTCGCCGACATCACGCGCGCACAGCGGGGACGAGTGCAGGTCGAGGAGGTCGAGGGCACGATCGGCCGGATCGTACGGGTCATCGTCCCGGTGACGGACTCCCGCGGCGACGTCGTCGGCCTGGTCGGCGTCGGGATCAAGGTGGAGACCGTCGGCGCGGGCGACGCGCTGCCGCCCCTGCTGGGCACCGCGGCGGGGGCGCTCGTGCTCGCCGCGGCCGGTACGGCATGGGTCACGCGACGGCTGCGGCGCCAGACGAAGGGCCTCGGGCCCACCGAGATGACCCGCATGTACGAGCACCACGACGCGGTGCTGCACGCGGTGCACGAGGGCGTGGTGATCGTCGACGGCGAGGGACGGCTGCTGCTCGCCAACGACGAGGCCTCCCGGCTGCTGGACCTGCCGCCCGACGCTCGCGGACGGCCCGTACCGGAACTGGGGCTGGAGCCTCGTATCGAGGAGCTGCTGTCCACGGGACGCGTGGCGACCGACGAGATCCTGCCGTCGGGCGACCGGCTGCTGGCGGTCAACAGCCGCCCCACGGGAGAGAGGGGAGGCCCGCCGGGCTCGGTCGCCACGTTCCGCGACTCCACCGAACTGAGCCGTCTCTCCGGCAGGGTCGAGTCGGCCCGGAGACGTCTGCGCCTGCTGTACGACGCGACGGGAGCCATCGGCACCACCCTGGATGTGACCCGCACCGCCGAGGAGCTGGTGCGGGTGGCCGTGCCACGGCTCGCCGACTACGCGACCGTCGACCTGGCCGAGCCCGTGCTGCGCGGCGACGAGCCGGGCCCGTCGTACGGAAGCCCGCAGATGCGCCGCACCGCCTTCGAGGGGATACGGGGCGATCCGCCTCTCATGCCCGTCGGCGAACTGATCACCTTCCTGCCGTCCTCGTCGCAGGCCAGGAGCTTCGCCGAGGAGCGGGCGGTGCTGGAGCCACGGCTGAACGACTCCTTCGGGTGGGCGCTGGACGCCGAACGTGCCGCACGCATCACCCAGGCCGGGATCCACTCGCTCATAGCGGCACCGTTGCGGGCACGGGGCGTGCTCCTCGGCGTGGTCACCCTCTGGCGCTCGGAGAAGCCGGAGCCCTTCGAGGAGGACGATCTCTCCATCGCGGACGAACTGGCCGCCCGCGCCGCCCTGTCCATCGACAACGCCCGCCGCTACACCCGTGAGCACGCCATGGCCGTGACGCTTCAGCGCCGTCTGCTGCCGCGTGCCCTGCCCGACCAGAGCGCCGTGGAGGTCGCCTCGCGCTATCTGCCCGCGGCGGGCGGGGTGAGCGGCGACTGGTTCGACGTCATTCCGCTGCCCGGGGCCCGTGTCGCCCTCGTCATCGGGGACGTCGTCGGCCGCGGTCTGCACGCCGCGGCCACCATGGGGCGGCTGCGCACGGCCGTGCACAACTTCTCCACTCTCGATGTACCGCCGGACGAACTCCTCGCCCATCTCGACGAGTTGGTCGGACGCATCGACCAGGACGCCGTCACCGCCGGCGACGAGGCCGCCATCACCGGGGCCACCTGTCTGTACGCCATCTACGACCCTGTCTCCCGAATATGCGTGATGGCGCGGGCCGGGCATCCCGCGCCGGCGCTCATGAGACCCGACGGGACGGTGGAGTTCCCCGAGGTGCCGGGCGGGCCGCCGCTGGGGATCGGCGGACTGCCCTTCGAGGCGGCCGAGTTGACACTGGAGGAGGGCAGCAGGCTCGTCGTCTACTCGGACGGGCTCATCGAACGACGCGGCCAGGACCTCGACACCTCGCTGCGGGCCCTGCGCCTCGTGCTGGAACGGGCGCGCGGCTCCCCCGAGCAGATCTGCGACGCGGTGATCGACGGCCTGCTCCCGGTGCCGCAGCACGACGACATCGCCCTGCTGGTCGCGCGCACCCACGTGCTGGAGGCGGGCCAGGTCGCCGAGTGGGACGTGGAGTCCGACCCCGCCGCCGTCGCCTCCGTACGTGCCGCGGTGCTCGGGAGACTGACCGAATGGGGCCTGGACGACATCGCGTTCACCACCGAACTCATCCTCAGCGAACTGCTCACCAACGCCATCCAGCACGCCACCTCCCCCGTCCAGGTCCGGCTGCTGCGCGACCGCACGCTGCTCATCTGCGAGGTCTCCGACGGCACCAGCACGTCGCCGCATCTGCGCTACGCGGCGACGACGGACGAGGGCGGGCGCGGGCTGTTCCTCGTCGCGCAACTCGCGGACCGCTGGGGCACCCGCTACACCAAGGAAGGCAAGGTCATCTGGACCGAGCAGGCGCTGCCCGAGAGCGGCGGCCCGGCGGAGGCGTCCCCGGCACCGGTTCCGGCCGCGGCGGGCGGTGACGGCATCGGAGGCGGCCGAGCGGCAGACGTCACCGAGGAGTCGAACGGGCGCCGATGA
- a CDS encoding low temperature requirement protein A, whose protein sequence is MSEGDATAERTGALLRRMSGRDPGEDHRAATPLELLFDLTFVVAVAQAAAQLHHALAEGHFGSGLVGYAAVFFAVWWAWMNFTWFASAYDTDDVLYRLLTLVQMAGVLVLAAGVPSAFKNGDFAVVVVGYVIMRVAMLAQWLRAAMEHPEGRSGALRYAAGIALVQAGWIARLWAPGVWAPTTFVVLVVAELAVPAWAEYRGMATRWHPGHIAERYGLFTIIVLGEVILASLSGVQSAVTDHGLSSDVLLIALGGLLLVFMLWWTYFTGGEVRLTTLRTALTWGYGHYLVFAALAALGAGLQAALDASEHHAHLTERAAGLAVAVPVAVTLLLLAALHRVAGTGAVARGGLAAAGALAVLALGFGASELSLGGAVLGMGLAVTATLIANTATLRGGRAALPR, encoded by the coding sequence ATGAGCGAAGGCGACGCGACGGCGGAGCGTACCGGGGCGTTGCTCCGGAGGATGAGCGGACGGGACCCGGGCGAGGATCACCGGGCGGCCACGCCGCTTGAGCTGCTGTTCGACCTGACGTTCGTGGTGGCCGTCGCGCAGGCCGCGGCCCAGCTCCATCACGCCCTCGCCGAGGGGCACTTCGGCTCCGGGCTCGTCGGCTACGCGGCGGTCTTCTTCGCGGTGTGGTGGGCGTGGATGAACTTCACCTGGTTCGCGTCCGCCTACGACACCGACGACGTGCTCTACCGGCTGCTGACACTGGTTCAGATGGCCGGTGTCCTGGTGCTGGCCGCGGGAGTGCCCTCCGCGTTCAAGAACGGCGACTTCGCGGTGGTCGTGGTCGGCTACGTCATCATGCGTGTCGCGATGCTCGCCCAGTGGCTACGGGCCGCCATGGAACACCCGGAGGGGCGCAGCGGCGCACTGCGCTATGCCGCGGGCATCGCCCTCGTACAGGCCGGGTGGATCGCACGGCTCTGGGCCCCGGGTGTATGGGCGCCGACGACCTTCGTGGTGCTGGTCGTGGCCGAACTCGCCGTACCGGCCTGGGCCGAGTACCGCGGAATGGCCACCCGCTGGCATCCCGGCCATATCGCCGAACGCTACGGGCTGTTCACGATCATCGTGCTCGGCGAGGTCATCCTCGCCTCGCTCTCGGGGGTCCAGTCGGCCGTGACCGACCACGGCCTGTCCTCCGACGTCCTTCTGATCGCGCTGGGCGGGCTCCTGCTCGTCTTCATGCTGTGGTGGACGTACTTCACCGGAGGCGAGGTGCGGCTGACCACCCTGCGCACCGCGTTGACCTGGGGCTACGGCCACTATCTCGTCTTCGCCGCGCTGGCCGCGCTCGGCGCCGGACTGCAAGCGGCACTCGACGCCTCCGAGCACCACGCGCATCTGACGGAACGGGCCGCCGGGCTCGCGGTGGCGGTACCGGTGGCGGTCACGCTGCTGCTGCTCGCCGCGCTGCATCGCGTCGCCGGTACGGGCGCGGTGGCGCGCGGCGGTCTGGCGGCGGCCGGTGCGCTGGCGGTGCTCGCCCTGGGCTTCGGCGCTTCCGAACTGAGCCTGGGAGGCGCCGTGCTGGGCATGGGCCTGGCCGTCACCGCGACACTGATCGCCAACACGGCGACGCTCCGGGGCGGGAGGGCGGCGCTTCCACGCTGA
- a CDS encoding sugar-binding protein codes for MVDSNGDSGVKGPSRRRVAAAMASGLVGAVHVAGAPAASAAERRQSAARPPARRHEPAHHDVLFVSAHPDDEAGNLSTFGLWHERRGLRTGVVTVTRGEGGGNAVGPEEGAPLGMLREDEERSATALAGIENIFYLDKPDFWYTLSAPLTERIWHEQDTLERMVRLFRMTTPHTVVTMDPRPFNQHGGHQMSARLAIEAFFMAGDVRAFPGQLTCEGLKPWRPRRLLSQNRAFSDLLGPDAPKERRTDPETGLPVIGFWSGHMSREHGRTWAQVERDAARMYRTQGWAAMPPEVPKDPEKLDSDWFSVLAEKGRAVRAPVREQGELRPVYAEFRAWARRVGLPWLANDAQPDYPAAPSTTVPEVAVAPVLNGKEGDGEYPGPKLRLRHWEGDEATDSDCSATAKMSRHGDDLFVLVDVVDDREGTRLEKEDAKRHWRTDSVEIALDPRGDGDDTSVTFKTGIFPFTDPDGAGDGGPAAERDADNRQGPAEKTAPGMRVASSVGEPYRGYTVEAKIPLGELPAAADPERFAVNILVYDSDTKDKTGQTRLAWSPFGSAQADTYVWGTARLEGYTPPADRPTDPAEPEIPTEAARSEDSPASVAQSRRTGIPLAGGPLPCKGS; via the coding sequence GTGGTCGACTCGAACGGGGATTCCGGCGTGAAGGGGCCCTCCAGGCGGCGCGTGGCGGCCGCCATGGCCTCCGGCCTGGTGGGCGCGGTGCATGTGGCGGGCGCGCCCGCCGCGAGCGCCGCCGAACGGCGTCAGTCAGCGGCACGTCCGCCGGCGCGGCGCCACGAACCGGCCCACCACGACGTGCTGTTCGTCAGCGCCCACCCGGACGACGAGGCGGGGAACCTCTCCACGTTCGGCCTGTGGCACGAACGCCGGGGGCTGCGCACGGGCGTCGTCACCGTCACGCGCGGCGAGGGCGGCGGCAACGCGGTGGGCCCCGAGGAGGGCGCGCCGCTGGGCATGCTGCGTGAGGACGAGGAGCGCTCCGCGACGGCGCTCGCGGGCATCGAGAACATCTTCTACCTCGACAAGCCGGACTTCTGGTACACGCTCTCCGCGCCGCTCACCGAGCGCATCTGGCACGAGCAGGACACCCTGGAGCGCATGGTCAGGCTGTTCCGCATGACCACGCCGCACACCGTCGTCACCATGGACCCCCGCCCGTTCAACCAGCACGGCGGCCACCAGATGTCGGCGCGGCTGGCGATCGAGGCCTTCTTCATGGCCGGTGATGTACGGGCGTTCCCCGGCCAGTTGACGTGCGAGGGCCTGAAGCCGTGGCGGCCTCGGCGGCTGCTGTCGCAGAACCGCGCCTTCTCCGATCTGCTCGGCCCTGACGCGCCGAAGGAGCGCCGTACCGACCCGGAGACCGGCCTGCCCGTGATCGGTTTCTGGTCGGGCCACATGTCACGCGAGCACGGCAGGACCTGGGCGCAGGTCGAGCGGGACGCGGCCCGTATGTACCGCACCCAGGGCTGGGCCGCGATGCCGCCCGAGGTGCCGAAGGACCCGGAGAAGCTGGACTCGGACTGGTTCAGCGTGCTCGCGGAGAAGGGCCGTGCCGTACGGGCGCCCGTGCGCGAGCAGGGCGAACTTCGGCCTGTGTACGCCGAGTTCCGCGCCTGGGCCCGCCGGGTCGGGCTGCCCTGGCTGGCCAACGACGCACAGCCCGACTATCCCGCCGCCCCGTCCACCACCGTTCCCGAGGTCGCCGTGGCTCCCGTGCTGAACGGCAAGGAGGGCGACGGCGAGTACCCGGGCCCGAAGCTGCGACTGCGGCACTGGGAGGGCGACGAGGCGACGGACTCCGACTGCTCGGCGACGGCGAAGATGTCCCGGCACGGCGACGATCTGTTCGTCCTGGTCGACGTCGTCGACGACCGTGAGGGGACCCGCCTGGAGAAGGAGGACGCCAAGAGGCACTGGCGTACCGACTCCGTCGAGATCGCACTCGACCCGCGAGGCGACGGCGACGACACCTCGGTCACGTTCAAGACGGGCATCTTCCCCTTCACGGACCCGGACGGGGCGGGCGACGGCGGCCCGGCAGCCGAGCGTGACGCCGACAACCGCCAGGGCCCCGCCGAGAAGACAGCGCCGGGCATGCGCGTCGCCTCCTCGGTCGGCGAACCGTACCGGGGCTACACGGTCGAGGCGAAGATCCCGCTCGGGGAGCTGCCGGCCGCCGCCGACCCCGAGCGGTTCGCGGTGAACATCCTCGTGTACGACTCCGACACGAAGGACAAGACCGGCCAGACCAGGCTCGCCTGGTCGCCGTTCGGCAGCGCGCAGGCCGACACGTATGTGTGGGGCACGGCGCGTCTGGAGGGGTACACGCCCCCGGCAGACCGCCCGACGGACCCCGCGGAGCCGGAGATCCCCACGGAGGCGGCACGCAGCGAGGACTCACCCGCCTCGGTCGCCCAGTCGCGCCGCACCGGCATCCCGCTCGCGGGCGGACCGCTGCCGTGCAAGGGAAGCTGA